In the Sediminibacter sp. Hel_I_10 genome, one interval contains:
- a CDS encoding GEVED domain-containing protein, with amino-acid sequence MIKNYAFCLLVLLCTVWSGFTQVNESFSNIGTASSSYLTRTWIGDDNYEWTANDARTDQNLTGEAITLKEGSLSNTNPIPNGCGTITFDYKKVFSGNSTLKLFINGLQYGGDIPVTLTTPTTFTFDVNLSGLINFELENSGNRTVVDNLTWTTFTACTPPPNPTGTISGITPYCNATNLSYTGPTLANTINYWQTSATGTATTNNTGSAYTVTGTGTYYVRAYNTVSSCWSTGAVSYDVSINTLPIISTQPNNATRVIPNTASFSVTVAGSPSPTYQWEVSDNGGSTWTNVIGGSGSTSASYTTVATSASMHANLYRCVVTNTCGAVTSNTATLTLSNPSPVNVNDFIGCFQDTSVALSWNPPSSGTTPSGYIIFAKEGGTDPAGLKTDANSYTANTNFSLATPVTPASLGRVVYKGTGASTVVTGLVEDTNYSFTAYSYVGETLTGWAGGATNGSTITNALAQGDVRNFAATPLTSQVTLNWLNPLPTSCWNDIIIVANEGAVTFTPTGNGSAYTANSVYSGANSIVYKGSANSVAITGLTNGTNYCFKAFIRRGTTWTEGVAICAVPSLTYCNASGNTSYGTGITGVVFNTINNTGTSSTNAYTDFTSISTNVTLGASYNLGVIVNIDGAISVYTKVWIDWNQDGNFNGAGEVYDLGSDQNTNASVDLNTATSNSPINVEIPNNAAIGATRMRVFTQYNTSPTPCSTGNSGEVEDYTIIIDQPVGAEMNIKGNTISIANGFNAPYGLNNTLFGSTNVGGTGPEKTFLVENIGLTSLSLTGVPKVEIIGANPADFIVTMQPSTVIGASSNSSFKIQFFPIADGTRNATVRILNTDADENPYEFDIKGTGVCSGTIASTIFPIEGPENTEVTITSPNNLTSASATLNGITMPTVSSTATELVVLVPAEASSGNIQILFSTGCSSVKPFTVIDNLLNGCESSTSSAFLEDLFISKLSDATTGTSSIIEIYNGTSNTITLDGNYSIRIFNNGNSSPQSTNPLTGSIASGDVHVLAIGSTSCDISDVDIDQSITGISGINFDFNSSDAIALYKNSTSSDIDILGIASSDSWANGLVADGDGVIFKRKNDASPLPNQGAFSIDDFDLVDWSTCSDSDYSEFGAYDFSLAASPTVLVLNNPLTNCSNLIQLSITASEGVPEGSGLSYSWYYLVPGNTSFVPIPDNDDFDDVNSSDLSINNPFLYESYQFYCRVQEGNASCYSASNAVKLSFDVITWDGVWSSSPTGFEVVIINADYDTSTDVDGQTSFTACKLIVNAGSELTIGQGDYVEVDSDVTVDGAIIIKPTGSFVQVNNSGLVQGAVLGDRTKISVEKRTAPLATSQEYTYWSSPVQGESIMNGLNEASTNRRYKYIAQNYLDATMESSNNNATLPGQDDVDDNGDDWEQVSGTDVMETGVGYAATHGSSGFMPGQFIYTFEGPFNNGVIEVPIYRNDDELNDNNWNFIGNPYPSAIDADEFLEANASIDPSVGATNGAIYFWSHHTMADDNTNGNDVFNYSQSDYAIINGSGQTAGGDEIQPSRNIPSGQGFFICMSNGVAATAIGDNIFTTNVVFDNNMRVREEGDNSQFFRSSSNDDNRLHLNLTSDNGIFNQILIAYVEGATNGDDGMYYDAPKNLSSDANAVFYSTINGDSEGKFAIQGKPTSSLDPDEVILLGFYTAIEEATLYTISIAQLEGEFLSTTSIYLKDNFLNTVHNLSLNDYNFASETGTFNDRFEIVFSPATLSSNQQRFINSLQILELNDGRVQFSVAETMKMDRIEILDLLGRTLYDVKCSSFIEILELTQLSQAAYVAKVTLSNGQVIIKKALKRM; translated from the coding sequence ATGATAAAAAATTATGCTTTCTGTTTGTTGGTGCTGTTGTGTACAGTTTGGTCTGGATTTACGCAGGTTAATGAATCGTTTTCGAATATTGGTACTGCATCATCTTCTTATTTAACTAGGACTTGGATAGGGGACGATAATTATGAATGGACAGCTAATGATGCAAGGACAGATCAAAATCTAACAGGAGAAGCTATTACCTTAAAAGAAGGTTCTTTATCAAACACCAATCCTATACCAAACGGTTGTGGCACGATTACCTTTGATTATAAAAAAGTTTTTAGTGGCAATTCAACACTAAAATTATTCATCAATGGGTTACAATATGGTGGTGATATACCTGTGACATTAACAACTCCTACAACATTTACCTTCGATGTTAATTTAAGTGGCTTAATTAATTTTGAATTGGAGAATAGTGGTAATAGAACTGTGGTTGATAATTTAACATGGACCACTTTTACTGCCTGCACACCCCCACCAAATCCCACAGGTACCATTTCTGGAATAACGCCTTACTGTAATGCTACGAATCTAAGCTATACAGGGCCTACACTTGCTAACACCATCAACTATTGGCAAACCAGCGCTACTGGCACTGCAACCACAAATAATACAGGTAGCGCCTATACCGTTACAGGTACAGGTACATATTATGTTAGAGCTTATAATACGGTAAGCTCTTGTTGGTCAACAGGAGCAGTAAGTTATGATGTCTCCATTAACACATTACCAATAATTTCAACACAGCCCAATAATGCCACACGCGTTATCCCAAATACGGCGAGTTTTTCGGTTACGGTAGCAGGATCGCCATCACCTACCTATCAATGGGAGGTTTCTGATAACGGTGGTAGTACTTGGACTAATGTCATAGGTGGCTCGGGGTCAACAAGTGCTAGTTATACGACTGTAGCAACATCAGCTTCCATGCATGCTAATCTATACCGTTGCGTCGTCACCAATACCTGTGGCGCTGTAACTTCTAATACCGCAACATTGACTTTGTCTAACCCTTCTCCTGTAAATGTTAATGACTTTATAGGTTGCTTTCAAGATACGAGCGTTGCGTTGAGCTGGAACCCGCCATCGTCTGGCACCACACCATCTGGGTATATTATTTTTGCTAAAGAAGGAGGTACAGATCCTGCAGGTTTAAAAACCGATGCTAATAGTTATACTGCAAATACAAATTTTTCCTTAGCGACACCTGTAACACCTGCGAGTTTGGGTAGAGTGGTTTACAAGGGCACTGGTGCATCTACTGTTGTTACAGGACTTGTTGAAGACACAAACTATTCCTTTACAGCATACTCCTATGTGGGAGAAACATTGACGGGCTGGGCTGGAGGCGCTACTAATGGTAGTACAATTACGAATGCCTTAGCTCAAGGCGATGTGAGAAATTTTGCCGCCACGCCTTTGACCAGCCAAGTCACCTTAAATTGGTTAAACCCATTGCCTACATCATGTTGGAATGATATTATAATTGTTGCTAATGAAGGAGCTGTTACGTTTACACCCACAGGAAATGGCTCAGCCTATACGGCCAATTCTGTTTACTCGGGCGCCAATTCAATTGTTTACAAAGGATCTGCAAATTCTGTTGCGATAACTGGACTTACCAATGGGACTAACTATTGCTTTAAAGCATTTATTAGAAGAGGTACTACCTGGACCGAAGGGGTAGCGATTTGTGCCGTGCCTTCTTTGACCTATTGTAATGCATCTGGAAACACCTCTTATGGTACTGGTATTACTGGAGTGGTATTTAACACTATAAATAATACTGGAACCTCTAGTACAAATGCCTATACCGATTTTACGTCCATTTCTACCAATGTTACTTTAGGTGCAAGTTATAATTTAGGCGTGATCGTAAATATTGATGGAGCCATTTCCGTATATACTAAAGTCTGGATTGATTGGAATCAAGATGGAAATTTTAATGGGGCAGGAGAAGTCTATGATTTGGGTTCTGATCAAAATACAAATGCTTCGGTTGATTTAAATACCGCGACTTCAAATTCACCAATAAATGTTGAAATTCCTAATAATGCAGCTATCGGTGCCACTCGAATGCGAGTTTTTACTCAGTATAATACAAGTCCGACACCTTGTTCTACTGGCAATAGTGGAGAGGTAGAAGACTATACTATTATTATTGATCAACCCGTTGGCGCTGAAATGAATATTAAAGGGAACACTATTTCTATTGCGAATGGCTTTAACGCGCCCTATGGCTTAAATAACACATTGTTTGGATCTACAAATGTTGGTGGTACTGGACCTGAAAAGACATTTTTAGTTGAAAATATTGGATTAACAAGTTTAAGCTTAACAGGAGTGCCTAAGGTTGAAATTATAGGAGCTAATCCAGCTGATTTTATAGTGACAATGCAACCAAGCACAGTCATTGGTGCTTCATCTAACTCATCTTTTAAGATTCAATTTTTCCCTATAGCCGACGGCACAAGAAATGCGACGGTACGCATTTTAAATACAGATGCAGATGAAAACCCGTATGAGTTTGATATTAAGGGAACAGGCGTATGTAGTGGGACTATAGCGAGCACTATTTTTCCAATAGAAGGCCCAGAAAACACAGAGGTTACCATCACGTCTCCTAACAATTTGACTAGCGCCTCTGCCACATTAAACGGAATAACGATGCCCACGGTTTCTTCCACAGCCACTGAATTAGTGGTTTTGGTTCCTGCAGAAGCTTCATCGGGGAATATACAGATCCTTTTTTCTACGGGCTGTTCTTCAGTAAAACCTTTTACTGTAATTGATAACTTACTTAATGGTTGTGAAAGCTCAACATCATCAGCGTTTTTAGAGGATCTATTTATTAGCAAATTATCTGATGCAACTACTGGTACGTCATCAATTATTGAAATATATAATGGCACATCCAATACGATCACGCTTGACGGTAATTATAGTATCCGCATTTTTAACAACGGCAATTCTTCACCGCAAAGTACAAATCCATTAACTGGATCTATTGCTTCTGGTGATGTTCATGTGCTCGCTATAGGGTCTACATCTTGTGATATTTCTGATGTGGACATAGATCAGTCCATTACAGGGATATCTGGTATTAACTTTGATTTCAATAGTTCAGATGCCATTGCTTTATATAAAAATTCGACATCTTCAGATATTGATATATTGGGGATTGCCTCTAGTGATTCTTGGGCAAATGGACTGGTTGCAGACGGTGATGGGGTAATTTTTAAGCGAAAAAACGACGCGTCACCACTGCCTAACCAAGGCGCTTTTAGCATTGACGATTTTGATTTGGTGGATTGGTCAACTTGTAGTGATTCTGATTATAGCGAATTTGGCGCTTATGACTTCTCTCTTGCAGCTTCGCCAACTGTTTTGGTCTTGAACAATCCACTTACCAATTGCTCAAATTTGATTCAGCTTTCTATTACTGCTTCCGAAGGTGTTCCTGAAGGATCAGGGCTCTCATATTCATGGTATTATTTAGTGCCTGGAAATACAAGTTTTGTCCCTATTCCAGATAATGATGATTTTGACGATGTAAACAGTTCAGATTTGAGTATTAACAATCCCTTCCTTTATGAAAGCTATCAGTTTTACTGTAGAGTTCAAGAAGGAAATGCCTCTTGTTATTCGGCGAGTAACGCTGTCAAACTCAGTTTTGATGTGATCACTTGGGATGGCGTTTGGTCATCGTCCCCAACGGGATTTGAAGTGGTTATTATAAACGCAGATTATGATACCAGTACTGATGTTGATGGTCAAACCAGCTTTACAGCCTGTAAGCTTATTGTCAATGCTGGTAGTGAGTTGACCATTGGCCAAGGAGATTATGTAGAAGTTGATAGCGATGTGACCGTAGATGGAGCAATTATTATAAAGCCAACAGGTTCTTTTGTGCAAGTTAATAATTCTGGACTGGTTCAAGGCGCCGTATTAGGAGATAGAACTAAAATTTCCGTAGAAAAACGAACCGCTCCATTGGCTACCTCTCAAGAATATACCTATTGGAGTTCGCCAGTTCAAGGAGAATCTATTATGAACGGGTTAAATGAAGCTTCAACGAATAGGCGTTATAAATATATTGCCCAAAACTATCTCGATGCCACCATGGAGTCTTCCAATAATAACGCGACATTACCAGGACAAGATGATGTTGACGATAATGGTGATGATTGGGAACAAGTATCTGGAACAGACGTCATGGAAACTGGTGTTGGCTATGCTGCCACCCATGGGAGTAGTGGTTTTATGCCAGGGCAATTCATTTATACTTTTGAAGGCCCATTTAATAATGGCGTCATAGAAGTACCTATTTATAGAAATGATGATGAGCTTAATGACAATAACTGGAATTTTATAGGCAACCCCTATCCCTCAGCTATTGATGCAGACGAATTTTTAGAAGCAAACGCAAGTATTGATCCCTCTGTAGGAGCCACTAATGGCGCCATTTACTTTTGGTCTCATCACACTATGGCAGATGATAATACCAATGGTAATGACGTTTTCAATTATTCGCAAAGTGATTATGCCATCATTAACGGCTCAGGTCAAACCGCTGGCGGTGATGAAATTCAACCCAGTCGAAATATTCCTTCTGGACAAGGATTTTTTATCTGCATGAGTAATGGCGTAGCAGCAACAGCTATAGGAGATAATATATTTACAACGAATGTTGTGTTTGATAATAATATGAGAGTTAGAGAAGAGGGTGATAATTCGCAATTTTTTAGAAGCTCAAGTAATGATGACAATAGACTGCATCTCAATCTCACCTCTGACAATGGCATTTTCAATCAGATTCTCATCGCTTATGTTGAGGGCGCGACCAATGGTGACGATGGCATGTATTATGATGCGCCTAAAAACTTATCATCAGATGCAAACGCTGTTTTTTACTCTACTATCAACGGTGATTCTGAGGGCAAGTTCGCAATTCAAGGGAAACCCACAAGTAGTTTAGATCCAGATGAAGTGATTCTCTTAGGGTTTTACACAGCTATTGAAGAGGCAACCCTTTATACCATTTCGATTGCACAATTAGAGGGTGAGTTTTTGAGTACGACTAGCATTTATCTTAAAGATAATTTCTTAAATACTGTCCATAACCTAAGTCTTAACGATTATAATTTTGCTTCGGAAACAGGAACCTTTAATGACCGTTTTGAAATTGTATTTTCACCAGCAACCTTATCTTCAAATCAGCAACGATTTATAAATAGTCTTCAAATTTTGGAGCTAAATGACGGTCGTGTTCAATTTTCAGTAGCTGAAACCATGAAAATGGACCGTATAGAAATTTTAGATCTTTTAGGCAGAACCCTCTACGATGTGAAATGCTCTTCTTTTATCGAAATTTTAGAACTCACTCAATTAAGTCAAGCCGCATATGTGGCTAAGGTGACACTGTCTAATGGGCAAGTTATTATCAAAAAAGCATTAAAACGGATGTAA
- a CDS encoding regulatory protein RecX, translating to MNPSKTYTVDEAQQRLEHYCAYQERCHKEVVQKLYDMRMIPEARDKIVVHLLNHNFLNEERFAKTFVRGKFRIKKWGRQRLQQELKQRNIHKNIISVALKEIDNNDYYDTFNTLAEKKAEAIKETNKQKKRKKLADYLLYRGWESAMVYEKVFELVP from the coding sequence GTGAATCCATCAAAAACATACACCGTCGACGAAGCCCAACAAAGATTGGAGCATTATTGTGCTTACCAAGAGCGTTGTCACAAAGAAGTAGTGCAAAAATTATACGACATGCGCATGATTCCCGAAGCTCGGGATAAAATTGTGGTGCACCTCCTCAACCATAACTTTCTTAATGAAGAACGTTTTGCAAAGACTTTTGTACGTGGTAAATTCCGAATTAAAAAATGGGGAAGACAGCGTTTACAGCAAGAATTAAAGCAACGGAATATTCACAAAAACATCATCTCCGTCGCACTTAAAGAAATTGACAACAATGATTATTATGACACCTTTAATACCTTAGCTGAAAAAAAAGCAGAGGCTATTAAAGAGACTAACAAGCAGAAAAAAAGAAAAAAACTGGCAGATTATCTGTTGTACCGTGGGTGGGAAAGCGCTATGGTGTATGAAAAGGTATTTGAGTTAGTTCCATAG
- a CDS encoding DUF6646 family protein: MKKLILIFALISVSMMNGQAYTGQGDQKFQVGANIQDEATGINVSYDYGLGENISVGISSSYALGIDDRLDADFGDRFDIKARFNANLGNVINVDENFDLYPGLSLSTKNFGGHVGARYFFTNGFGVYTEANFPLAKYSNDDTEIGYYIHNQFTLNIGAVFNL, translated from the coding sequence ATGAAAAAGCTTATTTTGATTTTTGCACTAATTTCAGTTTCAATGATGAATGGTCAGGCCTACACGGGTCAAGGTGACCAAAAATTTCAAGTAGGGGCTAATATTCAAGATGAAGCTACCGGGATCAACGTCAGTTATGATTACGGTTTGGGAGAGAATATTTCTGTTGGGATTTCCTCTTCTTATGCTTTGGGGATTGATGACCGATTAGATGCTGATTTTGGTGATCGTTTTGATATTAAAGCCAGATTCAACGCTAACTTAGGAAATGTGATCAATGTTGATGAGAATTTTGACCTTTATCCTGGCTTAAGTTTAAGCACTAAAAATTTTGGCGGTCACGTGGGAGCGCGCTATTTTTTCACAAACGGTTTTGGGGTTTACACAGAAGCTAATTTTCCTTTGGCCAAGTACAGTAATGATGATACCGAAATAGGATACTATATCCATAATCAATTTACCTTAAATATTGGTGCGGTATTTAATTTGTAA
- a CDS encoding cupin-like domain-containing protein, translated as MKLNLQDIPRVATISKADFLEQYFKPQKPVVIERFIEDWPAYDKWSLDYIKEVAGDKEVPLYDDRPVDYKDGFNEPHATMKMSEYVDLLKTKPTKYRIFLWNVLKEIPQLQKDYSFPDFGLKLMKSLPMLFFGGKNSHTFMHYDIDLANIFHFHFEGKKRCILFDQNQNDYLYKIPHSLITREDIDFSNPDFEKWPALIKAKGWICELNHGEVLYMPEGYWHYMKYLTPGFSMSLRAIARRPKNLGKAFYNLLIMRNFDGLMRRFKGQKWIDWKNQQAITRTHKSFE; from the coding sequence TTGAAACTTAATCTTCAAGACATTCCGCGGGTTGCAACCATTTCTAAAGCAGATTTTCTAGAGCAGTATTTCAAGCCGCAAAAGCCGGTGGTGATAGAACGCTTTATAGAAGATTGGCCAGCTTATGATAAGTGGAGTTTAGACTATATAAAAGAGGTTGCAGGAGATAAGGAGGTTCCGCTTTATGATGATAGACCAGTAGATTACAAAGATGGCTTTAATGAGCCACATGCTACAATGAAGATGAGTGAGTATGTTGATTTGCTCAAAACCAAGCCTACGAAATACCGAATTTTTCTTTGGAATGTTCTCAAGGAAATTCCGCAATTGCAGAAAGATTATTCATTTCCCGATTTTGGGCTCAAACTTATGAAGAGTTTACCCATGCTCTTCTTTGGAGGAAAGAACTCGCATACCTTCATGCATTATGACATTGATTTGGCTAATATTTTCCATTTTCATTTTGAAGGAAAAAAGCGTTGTATTTTATTTGATCAAAATCAGAATGACTACTTATACAAAATCCCTCACTCTTTAATTACACGTGAAGATATTGATTTTTCAAATCCAGACTTTGAGAAATGGCCAGCCTTAATCAAAGCCAAAGGGTGGATTTGCGAACTTAATCATGGCGAAGTGCTGTACATGCCTGAAGGCTATTGGCATTACATGAAATATCTAACACCAGGCTTCTCAATGAGTTTAAGAGCCATTGCCCGCCGTCCCAAAAATTTGGGCAAGGCTTTTTACAATTTACTCATCATGAGAAATTTTGATGGTTTGATGAGACGATTTAAAGGTCAGAAGTGGATTGATTGGAAAAACCAACAGGCTATTACCAGAACTCACAAGAGTTTTGAGTAA
- a CDS encoding DUF3784 domain-containing protein, protein MSLAVAILFILLGILIKYGKLYFLIAGYNTMAKEKQEQYDIDGIATVFRNAMFGMALVMLIGFAISEFTGHPEVDRWSFIVAMVIGLPYLLIVSNSDAYKIDKQK, encoded by the coding sequence ATGTCTCTCGCCGTCGCTATCCTTTTTATCCTTTTAGGCATCCTGATTAAGTATGGTAAACTATACTTTTTAATCGCTGGGTATAATACCATGGCAAAAGAGAAACAAGAGCAGTATGATATTGATGGCATTGCAACGGTATTTAGAAATGCCATGTTTGGGATGGCTCTCGTCATGCTCATTGGTTTTGCCATTTCAGAATTTACAGGCCATCCAGAGGTTGATAGATGGAGTTTTATTGTTGCTATGGTCATTGGGCTTCCTTATCTGTTGATTGTTTCCAATTCAGATGCCTATAAAATTGACAAACAGAAGTGA
- the bioD gene encoding dethiobiotin synthase: protein MKKTTYFITGIGTDVGKTIVSAIVTEALKADYWKPIQAGDLELSDTHKVKRLVSNTKTTFYPSAYELNTPMSPHAAAEIDGITIEVKNIKPPKTDNHLVIEGAGGLLVPLNQTETILDLLQPNYKVIVVSRHYLGSINHTLLTVNLLKQKGFDVSLIFNGAEHKTTEAIISKMTGVTILGRIDEEPYFDKNVILEYAEKLVI from the coding sequence ATGAAAAAAACCACCTATTTTATTACAGGAATTGGGACAGATGTGGGGAAGACCATTGTCTCAGCGATAGTAACAGAAGCCTTAAAGGCCGATTATTGGAAACCCATTCAAGCTGGAGATTTAGAACTTTCAGATACGCACAAGGTGAAACGATTGGTCAGTAATACAAAGACAACATTTTATCCCAGCGCTTATGAGTTAAACACGCCCATGAGTCCGCATGCTGCCGCAGAAATTGACGGCATTACCATAGAAGTAAAAAACATAAAACCTCCAAAAACAGACAATCATCTGGTTATTGAGGGTGCAGGTGGTTTGCTCGTGCCCTTAAATCAAACAGAGACCATTTTAGACCTGCTCCAACCCAATTATAAGGTCATTGTGGTATCACGGCATTACTTAGGAAGCATCAACCATACTCTTTTAACCGTAAACCTTTTAAAGCAAAAGGGCTTTGATGTGTCCTTGATTTTCAATGGAGCCGAACACAAAACTACAGAAGCCATCATCTCTAAAATGACTGGTGTAACCATTTTGGGCAGAATTGATGAAGAGCCTTATTTTGACAAAAATGTGATTTTGGAATATGCCGAAAAATTAGTAATTTAA
- a CDS encoding DUF2007 domain-containing protein codes for MSQTFRTIARFQYTSEAQIMKGRLEADGIKVFLQDHFTIDTDPLVSNAIGGVKLKVLADDALRAQHILNSMHQYAMDDEGKAMICPACQSDQVELFSTISSLKSLFAFLVGLISGTLPMHMRYKYKCDACGHEFQLDPSKDKSA; via the coding sequence ATGAGTCAAACGTTTAGAACCATAGCAAGATTTCAGTACACTTCTGAAGCGCAGATCATGAAGGGCCGCTTAGAGGCCGATGGGATCAAGGTGTTTTTACAAGATCACTTTACTATTGACACAGATCCTCTTGTGAGCAACGCCATTGGTGGTGTAAAACTAAAGGTCTTGGCAGATGATGCTTTAAGAGCACAGCATATTTTAAATAGCATGCACCAGTACGCGATGGACGATGAGGGAAAGGCGATGATTTGTCCAGCCTGCCAAAGCGATCAAGTGGAGTTGTTTTCTACCATTTCTAGCTTAAAATCGTTATTTGCCTTTCTCGTGGGCTTAATTTCTGGAACGCTGCCCATGCATATGCGTTATAAATACAAATGTGATGCCTGTGGACATGAGTTTCAATTGGATCCATCAAAAGACAAGTCTGCTTAA
- a CDS encoding aminotransferase class I/II-fold pyridoxal phosphate-dependent enzyme codes for MFPKKLQDKLKLRAEDQSLRALRSANSSIDFSSNDYLGYAKSEAIFKNTHDYLVKHNLFFNGATGSRLLTGNHQLYPELEQAIANYHRAETALIFNSGYDANLGFFSSVPQRNDIILFDEFCHASIRDGISMSHAKSFKFRHNDIKDLVQKITRNRANIDEHQTATEPPEIYVVTESVFSMDGDSPDLIALSKLCMDHQAKLIIDEAHAIGVFGKMGVGLTCELQLESSVFARIITFGKAIGCHGAAVLGSEDLKAYLVNFSRPFIYTTGLPPHALATIKMAYAELSVHSVGKVHAIELLKRNIHFFKTEMERLQIPALTMAKVSEEKVGFIASDSAIHSCIISGNSRVKTISEALKLHGFDVKAILSPTVPKGSERLRFCLHSYNSQVDITKVLQLLATFVADESNV; via the coding sequence ATGTTTCCTAAAAAACTTCAAGATAAACTCAAATTAAGAGCAGAGGACCAGTCGCTTCGTGCATTGAGAAGTGCCAACTCCTCTATTGATTTTTCTTCTAACGATTACTTAGGTTACGCTAAGTCTGAAGCTATTTTTAAAAATACGCATGACTATTTAGTAAAACATAACCTATTTTTTAACGGAGCTACAGGGTCTCGTTTACTCACGGGTAACCATCAACTCTATCCCGAACTTGAGCAGGCGATTGCTAATTACCATAGGGCAGAAACGGCACTAATTTTTAATTCCGGTTACGATGCTAATCTGGGCTTTTTTTCATCGGTACCGCAACGTAACGATATTATTTTGTTTGATGAATTTTGCCATGCCTCCATACGAGATGGGATCTCTATGAGCCATGCCAAATCATTTAAGTTTCGCCACAACGATATTAAAGACTTAGTGCAAAAAATCACTCGAAACCGTGCCAATATAGACGAGCATCAAACAGCTACCGAGCCACCAGAAATATACGTTGTTACAGAATCTGTCTTTTCTATGGATGGCGATTCGCCAGATCTTATTGCTTTATCCAAATTGTGCATGGATCATCAGGCCAAATTAATTATAGATGAAGCGCACGCTATTGGTGTTTTCGGAAAAATGGGAGTGGGGCTCACTTGTGAACTCCAACTTGAAAGTTCTGTTTTTGCTAGAATCATCACTTTTGGAAAAGCCATTGGCTGTCATGGTGCGGCAGTTTTAGGCAGTGAAGATTTAAAAGCATATCTGGTCAATTTTTCCAGACCCTTTATCTATACTACGGGTCTTCCGCCACATGCACTGGCAACAATCAAGATGGCATATGCTGAATTATCTGTGCATAGTGTTGGTAAAGTGCATGCTATTGAGTTGTTAAAACGAAACATTCATTTTTTTAAAACTGAAATGGAAAGACTTCAAATTCCGGCGTTGACTATGGCGAAAGTTTCCGAAGAAAAAGTGGGTTTTATAGCAAGCGATTCTGCCATACACAGTTGTATTATTTCGGGCAATTCTCGAGTAAAGACCATTTCCGAAGCATTAAAACTCCACGGTTTTGACGTTAAGGCCATTTTGTCTCCAACAGTGCCAAAAGGTAGCGAGCGACTAAGATTTTGCCTGCACAGCTATAATTCTCAGGTAGATATAACCAAAGTATTGCAACTCTTAGCTACTTTTGTTGCAGATGAGTCAAACGTTTAG
- a CDS encoding DUF2975 domain-containing protein — protein sequence MKKLPILKSLVDFIWIITCIPLIPIILFFAVYIFIEPSLISDSLEMSSNLSEGLLNGARVFVLLFFVMAYALIYAFYLFRKTLRSFQKRQPFALTVIKNFETIGRILIISGISMSVLFFVYRLVFANKFEISLGVTPYLACVCLGLFFLVLSELFRVAKSTKEENELTI from the coding sequence ATGAAAAAATTACCCATACTTAAAAGCCTTGTAGACTTTATTTGGATTATTACCTGTATTCCATTAATTCCTATCATTCTGTTTTTTGCAGTATATATATTTATTGAGCCAAGCCTAATTTCAGACAGTCTTGAGATGTCTTCTAATCTTTCTGAAGGTTTGCTAAATGGAGCTAGAGTTTTCGTCTTGCTATTTTTTGTAATGGCTTATGCGCTCATTTATGCATTCTACCTATTTAGAAAAACACTGAGGTCCTTTCAAAAAAGGCAGCCGTTTGCCTTAACGGTTATTAAAAATTTTGAAACCATAGGTCGCATACTAATTATATCGGGGATTTCAATGTCTGTTCTATTTTTTGTTTATAGATTAGTATTCGCAAATAAATTTGAAATTTCCTTAGGGGTCACACCCTATCTAGCATGTGTATGCTTAGGCTTATTTTTCTTGGTATTAAGCGAACTATTTAGAGTTGCAAAATCTACTAAAGAAGAAAACGAGTTAACCATTTAA
- a CDS encoding helix-turn-helix transcriptional regulator produces the protein MSIIINLDVMLAKRKMQSNELADIVGITPANLSILKTGKAKAIRFSTLEAICEALDCQPADILEYSED, from the coding sequence ATGTCCATAATCATTAATCTAGACGTCATGCTTGCCAAAAGAAAGATGCAAAGCAACGAATTAGCAGACATTGTTGGTATTACTCCTGCCAATCTCTCGATATTGAAGACCGGCAAGGCCAAGGCAATTAGGTTCTCGACACTAGAGGCCATTTGTGAAGCTTTAGACTGCCAACCGGCAGATATTTTAGAATACAGTGAGGATTAG